One genomic segment of Clostridium saccharoperbutylacetonicum N1-4(HMT) includes these proteins:
- a CDS encoding B12-binding domain-containing radical SAM protein, which translates to MLKNVVLIMPNFNWRIKFDIQKDPPMGIAYIGAVLELNGYKVTIIDANAEELTLDDVIAKIMKISPDFIGISANYSPLNNLAIELCEKIKDYNKNIIVSVGGNHATASYKYMLEKSNGAIDFVIRGQGETIILNLLESLGKGTEVSKVKGIAYIKNGEVICTEQQELIKNIDDIPMPAYHLLDMNLYDRYNIVSSRGCPYRCTYCASSVIVDKVAYRSPENIVREIEYLIKNYGQKMFWFSDDTFTSNFKHTNQLLNLIIKRNLNIKWSCLTRVNRTSKELLEKMKKAGCIYISYGVESGDANMLEKMNKKITLDQVREALRITKEIGIDMYTFFLIGYPGETIESVNKSFDLIREIKPTGASFAVVIPLPGTSLWNYLYKQGYLDYDRINWDYLFAKSGKDKYENYSAKLASTWCNIDEKKLVELCEQGQRLVT; encoded by the coding sequence ATGTTGAAGAATGTAGTGTTAATAATGCCTAATTTTAATTGGCGTATAAAATTTGATATTCAAAAAGATCCACCTATGGGGATTGCATATATAGGTGCAGTTTTAGAACTTAATGGATATAAAGTAACGATTATAGATGCTAATGCTGAAGAATTAACATTAGATGATGTAATAGCAAAAATAATGAAAATAAGTCCAGATTTTATTGGAATTAGTGCAAATTATTCACCTCTAAATAATCTAGCAATAGAGTTATGTGAAAAAATAAAGGATTATAATAAGAACATAATTGTTAGCGTTGGTGGAAATCATGCTACTGCCAGCTATAAGTATATGTTAGAAAAATCTAATGGAGCAATAGATTTTGTAATTAGAGGACAAGGTGAAACTATAATATTAAATTTATTGGAATCACTTGGAAAGGGTACGGAAGTTAGTAAGGTCAAAGGAATTGCTTATATAAAAAATGGAGAGGTTATATGTACGGAGCAACAAGAATTAATTAAGAATATTGATGATATTCCTATGCCAGCATACCATTTGTTAGATATGAATTTATACGATAGATATAATATAGTATCATCTAGAGGGTGCCCATATAGATGTACATATTGTGCTTCAAGTGTAATAGTAGATAAAGTGGCCTATAGATCTCCTGAAAATATAGTGAGAGAAATAGAATATTTAATAAAAAATTATGGACAAAAAATGTTTTGGTTTTCAGATGATACTTTTACATCTAATTTTAAGCACACAAATCAACTTCTTAATTTGATAATAAAAAGAAATTTGAATATAAAATGGAGTTGCCTTACAAGAGTAAATAGGACAAGCAAAGAACTTCTTGAGAAAATGAAGAAAGCAGGATGCATATATATTTCTTATGGAGTAGAAAGTGGAGATGCAAATATGCTTGAAAAAATGAACAAAAAAATCACACTGGATCAAGTTAGGGAAGCTCTACGGATTACAAAGGAAATAGGTATTGATATGTATACATTTTTTTTGATAGGCTATCCAGGAGAAACAATTGAATCTGTGAATAAAAGTTTTGATTTAATAAGAGAAATTAAACCAACTGGAGCAAGCTTTGCAGTAGTAATTCCGCTGCCTGGAACAAGTTTGTGGAATTATCTTTATAAGCAGGGCTATTTGGATTATGATAGAATCAATTGGGATTATCTTTTTGCTAAGTCAGGTAAAGATAAGTATGAAAATTACTCAGCCAAATTAGCATCTACTTGGTGTAATATAGATGAAAAAAAGCTTGTAGAATTATGTGAACAAGGTCAACGGTTAGTAACTTAG
- a CDS encoding nucleotide sugar dehydrogenase, with amino-acid sequence MLNKDKLIYKINNKTAAIGIIGLGYVGLPLAVEFAKSGYKVLGFDIQEKKVNMINNGENYISDVIDEDLKFVIENRRLKASNEIKFVKDIDVILICVPTPLDKYQQPDISYVKESTESVGKYLHEGMLVILESTTYPGTTEELVLPILESMSSLKCEEDFYLAFSPERVDPGNSMYNTANTAKVVGGVGKDSTEIAAALYGNVLNSGIFEVSSPRVAEMEKILENTYRNINIGLINEMAVICNKMNIDIWEVIEAAKTKPYGFQAFYPGPGLGGHCIPLDPYYLTWKAREYDYHTRLIETSGEINNFMPQYIVQRAASILNRFNKPLNKANILILGIAYKSDIDDYRESPALKVIENFQKQGSEVTFYDPYITSYRYKGKECKGVELTVEMLKNADLVVITTAHKKYNYSFIQENSIFIFDTRNATKDVENKDNIELL; translated from the coding sequence ATGTTAAACAAAGATAAATTGATTTATAAGATTAACAATAAAACAGCTGCAATAGGCATTATTGGTTTAGGATATGTAGGCCTACCTTTGGCGGTTGAATTTGCAAAAAGTGGGTATAAAGTACTAGGATTTGATATTCAAGAGAAAAAAGTGAACATGATTAATAATGGAGAAAATTATATAAGTGATGTTATAGATGAAGACCTAAAATTTGTAATTGAAAATAGAAGGTTAAAAGCAAGTAATGAGATTAAGTTTGTGAAAGATATTGATGTAATCTTAATCTGTGTTCCTACTCCATTAGATAAGTATCAACAACCAGACATTAGCTATGTTAAAGAATCTACAGAATCAGTTGGAAAGTATCTACATGAAGGTATGCTTGTAATTCTTGAAAGTACAACTTACCCAGGAACTACTGAAGAATTAGTATTGCCTATATTAGAATCAATGTCCAGTTTAAAGTGTGAAGAAGACTTTTATTTAGCATTCTCACCTGAAAGGGTGGACCCGGGAAATTCAATGTATAATACTGCCAATACAGCAAAGGTAGTCGGAGGAGTAGGTAAAGATAGCACGGAAATAGCAGCAGCATTATATGGAAATGTTTTAAACAGCGGAATTTTTGAAGTATCTAGCCCAAGGGTAGCTGAAATGGAGAAAATTCTTGAAAATACTTATAGAAATATAAATATTGGGTTGATTAATGAAATGGCAGTTATATGTAATAAGATGAATATAGATATTTGGGAGGTTATAGAAGCAGCAAAAACTAAACCTTATGGTTTTCAAGCATTTTATCCTGGTCCAGGGCTTGGTGGACATTGTATACCATTAGACCCATATTATTTAACTTGGAAAGCTAGAGAATATGATTATCACACAAGACTTATAGAAACCTCAGGAGAAATTAACAATTTTATGCCTCAATATATAGTGCAAAGAGCTGCCAGCATATTGAATAGATTTAATAAACCTTTAAATAAAGCTAATATTTTGATATTAGGAATAGCTTATAAAAGTGATATAGATGATTATCGAGAAAGTCCTGCTCTTAAAGTAATAGAGAATTTTCAAAAACAAGGTTCAGAAGTAACATTTTATGATCCATATATAACATCTTATAGGTATAAGGGGAAAGAGTGTAAAGGTGTAGAATTAACAGTTGAGATGTTAAAGAATGCAGATTTAGTTGTTATAACTACTGCCCATAAAAAATATAATTATAGCTTTATTCAAGAAAATTCTATATTCATATTTGACACAAGAAATGCAACTAAGGACGTTGAAAATAAAGATAATATTGAATTGTTATAA
- a CDS encoding tetratricopeptide repeat-containing glycosyltransferase family 2 protein: MKNQVSLCMIVKDEEEYLPRCLSSIKDIVDEIIIVDTGSSDKTVEIAKNFGAKIYYFKWNNDFSEARNESLKYATKDWILILDADDELNSESKETFKVLLNTELDEKAIYHFETLSYYGNSIDNDNIAINLNPRLFKNNRGIHYEGEVHNQLISVKGDYNAVCNEIKIYHYGYIDKRIISKDKRNRNIFILNEQIKKNPNDGFVYFNLGNEYGALDDMNKALECYYKAYEKFVPNTGYSSLLILRIIIANLKLKNYNKALEFVDIGSLYYPKCTDFYFYKSLIWHELDRPTLQIKALEKCIELGEPPSELKFIFGTWSYRAYYELGNVYMKYKDYNTAYNNYVEALKLKPDYIEPLYNIADVLKAQNVSLEEMKRIMEESFPEDKKDYYNIIADLFYHVGYYSTALEYIKKYEDSVNVTENTIILKSRCLIRNGDFEEYTNINDIDKKSSYYIVFSMYKVLSFILLNKYENALSIVNSINEDNLSDYNKKYLRVYSELIKLFTKEPTKMLSEDENDKEYMNIILEVIEILLINDKFDELAVAVNLLNVVDTKYALLYLGKLYYKHGYIDLAKKEILRSIKEVDIYDAEGLDILKY, encoded by the coding sequence ATGAAGAATCAAGTAAGTTTATGTATGATTGTAAAAGATGAGGAGGAATATTTGCCAAGATGTTTATCTAGCATTAAGGATATAGTTGATGAAATCATTATAGTTGACACTGGTTCTAGTGATAAAACAGTAGAAATTGCAAAGAATTTTGGGGCTAAGATTTATTATTTTAAATGGAACAATGATTTTAGTGAAGCTAGAAATGAATCTTTAAAATACGCCACAAAAGATTGGATACTTATATTAGATGCAGACGATGAATTGAATTCAGAATCTAAGGAAACATTTAAAGTGTTGTTAAATACTGAATTAGATGAAAAAGCAATTTATCATTTTGAAACCTTAAGTTACTATGGAAACAGCATAGACAATGATAATATTGCTATAAATTTAAATCCGAGGTTATTTAAAAATAATCGAGGTATTCATTATGAAGGAGAAGTGCATAATCAATTAATTAGTGTCAAAGGAGACTATAATGCAGTCTGTAATGAGATAAAAATATATCATTATGGTTACATTGATAAAAGAATTATTTCTAAAGATAAAAGAAATAGAAATATATTTATTTTGAATGAACAAATCAAAAAAAATCCTAATGATGGGTTTGTTTATTTTAATTTGGGAAATGAATATGGAGCATTAGATGATATGAATAAAGCTTTAGAATGTTACTATAAAGCCTATGAAAAGTTTGTTCCTAATACAGGCTATAGTTCTTTATTGATATTGCGAATAATTATTGCCAATTTGAAATTAAAAAATTATAATAAAGCCCTAGAATTTGTAGATATTGGAAGCTTGTATTATCCAAAATGTACAGATTTTTACTTCTACAAATCTCTTATTTGGCATGAGCTTGATAGACCCACTCTTCAAATAAAAGCATTGGAAAAATGCATCGAACTTGGTGAACCACCTTCAGAATTGAAATTTATATTTGGAACATGGAGTTATAGAGCTTATTATGAACTAGGTAATGTTTATATGAAGTATAAAGATTATAATACTGCTTATAACAATTATGTTGAAGCTTTAAAATTAAAACCTGATTATATTGAACCTTTATACAATATAGCTGATGTATTAAAAGCACAAAATGTATCATTAGAAGAGATGAAAAGAATAATGGAAGAGTCATTTCCAGAGGACAAAAAGGATTATTATAATATTATTGCTGATTTATTTTATCATGTTGGATATTATAGCACAGCATTAGAATATATAAAAAAATATGAAGATTCAGTAAATGTTACTGAAAATACTATCATATTAAAATCAAGATGTCTTATAAGAAATGGTGATTTTGAAGAATACACTAATATAAATGATATAGATAAAAAAAGTTCATATTATATAGTTTTTTCCATGTATAAAGTTCTAAGCTTTATATTATTAAATAAATATGAAAATGCATTATCTATAGTAAATAGTATTAATGAAGATAATTTATCTGATTATAATAAAAAGTACTTAAGAGTATATTCAGAGTTAATAAAACTATTTACCAAAGAACCAACAAAGATGTTGTCAGAGGATGAAAACGATAAAGAATATATGAATATAATTTTAGAAGTTATAGAAATATTGCTTATAAATGATAAATTTGATGAGTTAGCAGTAGCTGTTAATTTATTGAATGTAGTAGACACTAAATACGCATTACTTTACCTTGGAAAATTATATTATAAACATGGATATATTGACCTTGCTAAAAAGGAAATATTAAGATCAATAAAGGAAGTTGATATATATGATGCAGAAGGTCTTGATATATTAAAATATTAA
- a CDS encoding glycosyltransferase family A protein has protein sequence MIPAYNQTNYLEQALDSALNQSYRNTEIIICTER, from the coding sequence TTGATACCTGCTTACAATCAAACAAATTATCTTGAACAAGCTCTTGATTCTGCATTAAATCAGAGTTATAGAAATACAGAAATTATTATATGCACAGAAAGATGA